A genomic segment from Synchiropus splendidus isolate RoL2022-P1 chromosome 18, RoL_Sspl_1.0, whole genome shotgun sequence encodes:
- the abt1 gene encoding activator of basal transcription 1 gives METMNSEEKAMTSSEEKLEEDELDEEEEKQSDEDEAHEGCGAADLKDSDEEVGEDDGDVKRISKVKGTASDRKCVPGIIYLGHVPPRLRPKHVRNMLSVYGEIGRIFLQPEDRQVRARKKKSGLRRCDFTEGWVEFRDKRVAKRVAASLHNTPMATRKRQWIASDLWCMKYLHRFQWTHLSERLSYERSVLQQRLRTEISQAKRETNFYLENVDKSAHLERKRRRDGPQQGEGKSWDFTQRQTEEEIQSKKKRKKQEDKTRHMQQQSRSNVSLLAKIFNSAPAQ, from the exons ATGGAGACAATGAATTCAGAAGAGAAGGCGATGACCTCCAGTGAGGAAAAACTGGAAGAAGACGagctggatgaagaggaggaaaagcagagtgatgaagatgaagcacaTGAAGGATGTGGGGCTGCAGATTTGAAGGACAGTGATGAAGAAGTTGgggaggatgatggtgatgtcaaACGGATCAGTAAGGTGAAGGGCACGGCTTCGGACAGGAAGTGTGTTCCTGGGATCATATACCTGGGCCACGTTCCTCCACGGCTCCGGCCCAAACATGTGAGGAACATGTTGTCAGTTTACGGGGAAATCGGACGCATCTTCCTGCAGCCTGAAG ACCGCCAGGTGAGAGCGAGGAAGAAGAAGTCTGGTCTGAGAAGGTGTGACTTCACCGAGGGCTGGGTGGAGTTCCGGGACAAGCGCGTGGCTAAGCGAGTGGCTGCTTCGCTGCACAACACGCCCATGGCCACCAGGAAGCGGCAGTGGATCGCCTCAGACCTGTGGTGCATGAAG tACCTGCACAGGTTCCAGTGGACTCACCTCAGCGAGCGTCTCTCCTACGAACGTTCGGTTCTGCAGCAGCGACTCAGAACTGAAATCTCTCAGGCCAAGAGGGAGACCAACTTCTACCTGGAAAACGTGGACAAGAGCGCCCACCTGGAGCGGAAGAGGCGGCGAGACGGACCACAG CAGGGGGAAGGAAAGTCGTGGGACTTCACTCAGCGCCAGACAGAAGAGGAGATCCAGTccaagaagaaaaggaagaagcagGAGGACAAGACCCgccacatgcagcagcagagccGATCAAATGTCTCGCTGCTTgccaaaattttcaactccgctCCGGCGCAGTAG
- the pcsk1nl gene encoding proprotein convertase subtilisin/kexin type 1 inhibitor, like isoform X1: MASLCVLLFSTAVIRVAQSLPAARGGGSGLDISVGGTRHQLRDPHQLLPYENRMMSYPALLDEGGPTDLYYDADGWRERGLEQALLRLLEKDRRRSLEEEQSAYLAALLRLLDRAQRAGVVDVVEEEEEDQGPAGDFKAAVYSDYDETGRVRRMERPVPAWWGWMDPRQVRELLESRVDPSQLGRVESQRLQMAGEDRRDLSGADQQEEEEVLRRLVAKILSSPEEVTLALSNRRRRDLSEAVASVGHRRQRRSLEDQSPAGPSEAPALLRVKRVEDDQELAPPAGLQRMKRLESMAAIAALEELQQGSQRRRRRDVARHLPPHILVRG, from the exons ATGGCGTCTCTCTGCGTCCTGCTCTTCAGCACTGCTGTGATCCGCGTCGCTCAG TCTCTACCTGCAGCTCGAGGTGGTGGGAGTGGCCTGGACATCTCAGTGGGCGGGACCAGACACCAGCTCAGGGACCCTCATCAACTGCTGCCCTACGAAAACCGGATGATGTCATATCCGGCGCTGCTGGATGAAGGCGGGCCTACTGACCTCTACTACGACGCCGACGGCTGGAGGGAGCGTGGCCTGGAGCAGGCCTTGCTCAGGCTGCTGGAAAAAGACCGGAGGCGGAGtctggaagaggagcagagcg CATATCTCGCAGCCCTACTCCGCCTCCTGGACCGAGCCCAGAGGGCGGGGGTGGTCgacgtggtggaggaggaggaggaggaccagggaCCTGCAGGGGACTTCAAGGCCGCTGTCTACTCGGACTATGATGAGACGGGTCGGGTGCGAAGGATGGAGAGGCCTGTCCCAGCCTGGTGGGGGTGGATGGACCCACGACAGGTGCGGGAGCTGCTGGAATCCAGGGTGGACCCATCTCAGCTGGGCAG GGTGGAGTCTCAGAGGCTGCAGATGGCTGGAGAGGACCGGCGAGACCTTTCTGGAgcggaccagcaggaggaggaggaggttctgAG ACGCCTGGTTGCTAAGATACTGTCCAGTCCAGAAGAGGTCACGTTGGCACTGTCCAATCGCAGGAGGCGGGACCTGTCTGAGGCAGTTGCCAGCGTTGGCCACCGGAGGCAGCGGCGTTCTCTAGAGGACCAGTCTCCCGCCGGCCCGAGCGAAGCCCCTGCCCTGCTCCGGGTCAAGAGGGTGGAGGATGATCAGGAGCtcgcgccccctgctgggctgcAGAGAATGAAGCGGCTGGAGTCCATGGCAGCCATCGCCGCCTTGGAAGAACTGCAGCAGGGAAGTCAGCGACGCCGGCGGAGAGACGTCGCGCGGCACCTTCCGCCTCACATACTAGTGAGAGGGTGA
- the cebpb gene encoding CCAAT/enhancer-binding protein beta: protein MEVAGFYDEGSFAIRGRDFGGGPFWRFGGSMTEVGVEDRERTSDYGVYPDPAQTHPQPGDVFSELLADSKTRRLSSLHNYKNFALFNELEANQRDVQRDARDAYHLGYPPETREDLLVARADGELGSDRRYRPAEREQHEMESSSSGFDMRSYLQYQSTSGSLGNISTASSTCSSPPGTPAPQNGRRSPSHGGKLPAGKSKKRLDKDSDEYRVRRQRNNEAVRKSRDKAKMRNLETQHKVLELAAENERLQKRVEQLSRELTTLRNLLSATGHC from the coding sequence ATGGAAGTGGCCGGTTTCTACGACGAAGGCAGCTTCGCGATCCGTGGAAGAGACTTCGGTGGCGGTCCGTTCTGGCGGTTCGGCGGCTCTATGACGGAGGTGGGCGTCGAGGACCGGGAGAGGACGAGTGACTACGGTGTCTATCCGGATCCCGCGCAGACGCACCCGCAGCCGGGGGACGTTTTCTCGGAGTTGCTGGCGGACAGCAAGACCAGGAGACTCTCCTCTCTGCACAACTACAAGAACTTTGCCTTGTTTAACGAGCTGGAGGCGAACCAGCGCGACGTCCAGCGGGACGCCCGCGACGCGTACCATCTAGGCTACCCGCCGGAGACCCGGGAGGACCTGCTGGTGGCGCGCGCAGACGGAGAACTGGGTTCAGATCGACGCTACAGACCAGCGGAGCGGGAGCAGCACGAGATGGAGAGCAGCTCGTCTGGCTTCGACATGAGGTCGTACCTTCAGTACCAGTCCACCAGCGGAAGCCTGGGCAACAtctccaccgcctcctccacctgctccagccCGCCCGGAACACCGGCACCCCAGAACGGCAGGCGCTCCCCATCTCACGGAGGAAAGCTGCCCGCTGGGAAATCCAAGAAGCGCCTGGATAAGGACAGTGACGAATACCGGGTCAGGCGGCAGCGGAATAACGAGGCGGTTCGGAAAAGCCGGGATAAAGCCAAGATGCGGAACTTGGAGACGCAGCACAAAGTTCTGGAACTGGCGGCGGAGAACGAGCGGCTGCAGAAGCGGGTCGAACAACTGAGCAGGGAACTGACCACCCTGCGGAACCTGCTGTCCGCCACTGGACATTGTTAG
- the pcsk1nl gene encoding proprotein convertase subtilisin/kexin type 1 inhibitor, like isoform X2 has product MASLCVLLFSTAVIRVAQSLPAARGGGSGLDISVGGTRHQLRDPHQLLPYENRMMSYPALLDEGGPTDLYYDADGWRERGLEQALLRLLEKDRRRSLEEEQSAYLAALLRLLDRAQRAGVVDVVEEEEEDQGPAGDFKAAVYSDYDETGRVRRMERPVPAWWGWMDPRQVRELLESRVDPSQLGRLQMAGEDRRDLSGADQQEEEEVLRRLVAKILSSPEEVTLALSNRRRRDLSEAVASVGHRRQRRSLEDQSPAGPSEAPALLRVKRVEDDQELAPPAGLQRMKRLESMAAIAALEELQQGSQRRRRRDVARHLPPHILVRG; this is encoded by the exons ATGGCGTCTCTCTGCGTCCTGCTCTTCAGCACTGCTGTGATCCGCGTCGCTCAG TCTCTACCTGCAGCTCGAGGTGGTGGGAGTGGCCTGGACATCTCAGTGGGCGGGACCAGACACCAGCTCAGGGACCCTCATCAACTGCTGCCCTACGAAAACCGGATGATGTCATATCCGGCGCTGCTGGATGAAGGCGGGCCTACTGACCTCTACTACGACGCCGACGGCTGGAGGGAGCGTGGCCTGGAGCAGGCCTTGCTCAGGCTGCTGGAAAAAGACCGGAGGCGGAGtctggaagaggagcagagcg CATATCTCGCAGCCCTACTCCGCCTCCTGGACCGAGCCCAGAGGGCGGGGGTGGTCgacgtggtggaggaggaggaggaggaccagggaCCTGCAGGGGACTTCAAGGCCGCTGTCTACTCGGACTATGATGAGACGGGTCGGGTGCGAAGGATGGAGAGGCCTGTCCCAGCCTGGTGGGGGTGGATGGACCCACGACAGGTGCGGGAGCTGCTGGAATCCAGGGTGGACCCATCTCAGCTGGGCAG GCTGCAGATGGCTGGAGAGGACCGGCGAGACCTTTCTGGAgcggaccagcaggaggaggaggaggttctgAG ACGCCTGGTTGCTAAGATACTGTCCAGTCCAGAAGAGGTCACGTTGGCACTGTCCAATCGCAGGAGGCGGGACCTGTCTGAGGCAGTTGCCAGCGTTGGCCACCGGAGGCAGCGGCGTTCTCTAGAGGACCAGTCTCCCGCCGGCCCGAGCGAAGCCCCTGCCCTGCTCCGGGTCAAGAGGGTGGAGGATGATCAGGAGCtcgcgccccctgctgggctgcAGAGAATGAAGCGGCTGGAGTCCATGGCAGCCATCGCCGCCTTGGAAGAACTGCAGCAGGGAAGTCAGCGACGCCGGCGGAGAGACGTCGCGCGGCACCTTCCGCCTCACATACTAGTGAGAGGGTGA
- the rad51c gene encoding DNA repair protein RAD51 homolog 3: MYLTGKKMMFILIYCLILNVSGFSWKSRFGAKTCLSKGFISKIKTGMCHRRAWWEFCGILLRAAVGMERSVSSLPLSLSVRTKLVQAGFRSTSDLLAVKQLQLSREAGLSQEEATDVQQTVRWAEEGREEAAGVSALELLQKEEELRSIVTFCSELDCALGGGIPVGKTTEICGVPGVGKTQLCLQLAVDAQVPECFGGVAGQVVFVDTEGSFVIQRLKDLAAAAVRHCSLLVENSEQEAAMATFTVEHILANVFIVRCHDYVELIAESLLLPEFLSRHPRVRLLVIDSVAFPFRQHFEDLSQRYRLLNGLAQRLLAVAVRHNVAVVLTNQMTTQVQPGQSQLVPALGEVWAHAPTLRVIFQWDGSQRVARIFKSPGHMDAHARYQITSDGFRDVDSSQQPAKRQRTDVDPTAAQQHQHRTE; the protein is encoded by the exons ATGTatttgactggaaaaaaaatgatgttcaTATTGATTTATTGTTTGATATTAAATGTGTCTGGATTTTCTTGGAAAAGCAGGTTTGGAGCGAAAACGTGTTTATCAAAAGGGTTTATTTCGAAAATCAAAACCGGAATGTGTCATCGAAGGGCATGGTGGGAGTTTTGCGGGATTTTACTGAGAGCAGCTGTGGGCATGGAGAGGTCCGTGTCCAGTCTCCCTCTCAGTCTGTCGGTCAGAACCAAACTAGTCCAGGCCGGCTTCAGGTCCACCTCAGATCTCCTCGCCgtcaagcagctgcagctcagtcGGG AGGCCGGCCTGTCCCAGGAGGAGGCGACAGACGTCCAGCAAACTGTGAGATGGGCGGAAGAAGGGAGAGAAGAAGCGGCCGGTGTGAGcgctctggagctgctgcagaaggaggaggagctgaggagcATCGTCACCTTCTGCTCAGAGCTGGACTGTGCTCTGGGTGGAGGGATTCCTGTTGGGAAGACCACTGAGATCTGTGGAGTTCCAGGAGTGGGGAAGACCCAGCTGTG TCTGCAGCTGGCCGTGGACGCTCAGGTGCCCGAGTGTTTCGGAGGTGTGGCCGGTCAGGTGGTGTTCGTGGACACCGAAGGGAGCTTTGTGATCCAGAGACTGAAGGATCTGGCTGCCGCCGCTGTCCGTCACTGTTCACTGCTGGTGGAAAACAGCGAGCAGGAGGCTGCCATGGCCACGTTCACCGTGGAGCACATCCTGGCCAACGTCTTCATT GTGCGTTGCCATGACTACGTGGAGCTGATCGCAGAGTCCCTTCTGCTTCCGGAGTTCCTGTCTCGGCACCCAAGGGTCCGTCTTCTCGTGATTGACAGCGTGGCCTTCCCTTTCCGTCAGCACTTTGAGGACTTGTCACAGAGGTACCGCCTTCTCAACGGCCTCGCGCAACGGCTCCTGGCCGTGGCGGTGCGACACAACGTAGCCGTGGTGTTGACCAACCAGATGACCACTCAGGTGCAGCCAGGCCAGTCTCAGCTGGTCCCAGCCCTGGGGGAGGTCTGGGCTCACGCCCCCACACTCAGGGTCATTTTCCAATGGGACGGGTCGCAGCGCGTGGCGCGGATCTTTAAATCTCCCGGGCACATGGACGCTCACGCCCGGTATCAGATCACCTCTGACGGGTTCAGAGACGTGGATTCATCCCAGCAGCCGGCCAAACGGCAAAGAACTGACGTGGATCCGACCGCGgctcagcagcaccagcacagAACAGAATAA
- the LOC128750025 gene encoding tyrosine-protein phosphatase non-receptor type 1-like isoform X2 has protein sequence METEFQHIDDNGLWSSVYQEIRQQSCDLPCKVARLPENKSRNRYRDVSPFDHSRIRLQQSDNDYINASLISVEEAERRYILTQGPLPNTCGHFWQMVWEQQSVGVVMLNRVIEKGSVKCAQYWPRSLQEDLLFDDVNFKVCLVSEEGDADFSVRLLELHNLTTGTFREILHFHYLTWPDFGVPDSPTSFLNFLFKVRESGCLEKRHGPVVVHCSAGIGRSGTFCLVDTCLLLMSLREEPSSVKILEVLVQMRRCRMGLIQTADQLRFSYLSIIQGAELIVGQSMQECVMQHRPPELAPPPPLPPPRLPHNGTLESLAHPEDSEATAPTELARPTQQPDLRRRPAAAPVDAHSRNSQQNPAEPDSGQEQPRGSWPPPLTNVCVCAALLVSAYVCYRTLLH, from the exons ATGGAAACCGAGTTCCAGCACATCGATGACAACGGACTGTGGAGCTCCGTGTATCAG GAGATTCGtcagcagtcatgtgacctgccttGCAAAGTCGCCAGGCTACCCGAAAACAAGAGTCGCAATCGCTATCGAGACGTCAGTCCCT TCGATCACAGCAGAATCCGTCTGCAACAGAGTGACAACGACTACATCAACGCCAGTCTGAtcagtgtggaggaggcggagaggAGATACATTCTCACTCAG GGTCCTCTCCCCAACACGTGCGGCCACTTCTGGCAGATGGTCTGGGAACAGCAGAGTGTCGGTGTGGTGATGCTGAACAGAGTCATTGAGAAGGGATCT GTCAAGTGTGCTCAGTACTGGCCGCGGTCGCTGCAAGAGGATTTGCTTTTCGATGATGTAAATTTCAAGGTGTGTCTGGTGTCGGAGGAGGGTGACGCCGACTTCAGTGTGCGACTGCTGGAGCTACACAACCTCACC ACGGGAACGTTTCGGGAGATTTTACACTTCCATTACTTGACCTGGCCAGACTTTGGGGTTCCTGACTCTCCGACCTCCTTCCTGAACTTCCTGTTCAAGGTCAGGGAGTCAGGGTGTCTGGAGAAGCGTCACGGCCCTGTTGTGGTCCACTGCAGCGCCGGGATCGGACGATCTGGAACGTTCTGTCTGGTGGACACCTGCCTGCTGCTG ATGTCGCTCAGAGAAGAGCCGTCGTCAGTGAAAATCCTGGAGGTGCTGGTGCAGATGCGTCGGTGCAGGATGGGTTTGATCCAGACAGCGGATCAGCTTCGCTTTTCTTACCTGTCCATCATCCAGGGGGCGGAGCTTATTGTGGGCCAGTCTATGCAG GAGTGTGTGATGCAGCACCGCCCTCCAGAGTTGGCTCCGCCGCCGCCCCTCCCTCCACCACGACTTCCTCACAATGGCACTCTGGAGTCGCTGGCTCATCCTGAAGACAGCGAGGCGACCGCACCGACTGAGCTGGCGAG ACCCACACAGCAGCCAGATCTACGAAGGCGTCCCGCGGCAGCTCCTGTCGACGCACATAGTAGAAACTCCCAGCAGAACCCTGCAGAACCAGACTCCGGGCAGGAGCAGCCTCGGGGCTCGTGGCCCCCTCCACTcaccaacgtgtgtgtgtgcgccgctCTGCTGGTCAGTGCGTACGTCTGCTACAGAACCCTCCTGCACTAG
- the peds1 gene encoding transmembrane protein 189, which produces MKTKVIGWKASADVTSLLAEEWKPGGWAWLTGMANESGCGPESPAKPEPQGPGRGPARWGPQHAGARELAELYSPGKRLQEWISVLLCFSLMAFNFFHLLANFHFGHFWSVVIGIVAGILTADFASGLVHWGADTWGSVDLPIVGKAFIRPFREHHIDPTAITRHDFIETNGDNCMLTIIPLANMAYNFMSLSPAEVYRLFPWYCFLFALAIFVTLTNQIHKWSHTYWGLPGWVVFLQNCHIILPRKHHRIHHVSPHETYFCITTGWLNYPLERLGFWKNLEDLIQSVTGEKPRADDLRWAQKTK; this is translated from the exons ATGAAAACGAAGGTGATTGGCTGGAAAGCCTCCGCTGATGTGACGTCTTTGTTGGCGGAAGAGTGGAAGCCAGGCGGATGGGCGTGGCTCACAGGAATGGCGAACGAGAGCGGGTGTGGACCGGAGAGCCCGGCGAAACCGGAGCCACAGGGACCGGGTCGGGGTCCCGCCAGGTGGGGCCCCCAGCATGCCGGAGCCCGTGAGCTGGCGGAGCTCTACTCCCCAG GGAAGCGGCTGCAGGAGTGGATCAGCGtgctcctctgcttctctctcatGGCCTTTAACTTCTTTCACCTTCTTGCCAACTTCCACTTTGGACACTTTTGGAGCGTGGTGATCGGAATCG TGGCGGGAATCCTCACGGCCGATTTCGCCTCTGGACTGGTCCACTGGGGTGCCGACACCTGGGGGTCCGTGGACCTCCCCATCGTGGGAAAG GCCTTCATCCGTCCATTCCGAGAGCACCACATCGACCCGACCGCCATCACACGCCACGACTTCATCGAGACCAACGGAGACAACTGCATGCTGACCATCATCCCCCTCGCCAACATGGCGTACAACTTCATGAGCCTCTCCCCTG CCGAGGTGTACCGTCTCTTCCCCTGGTACTGCTTCCTGTTTGCTCTGGCCATCTTCGTGACCCTGACCAACCAGATACACAAGTGGTCTCACACCTACTGGGGCCTGCCTGGCTGGGTGGTCTTCCTGCAGAACTGCCACATCATCCTGCCCCGCAAGCATCACCGGATCCACCACGTGTCGCCGCATGAGACCTACTTCTGCATTACCACAG GCTGGTTGAACTACCCGCTGGAGCGACTGGGCTTCTGGAAGAATCTGGAGGACCTGATCCAGAGCGTGACGGGGGAGAAGCCGCGGGCCGACGACCTGCGCTGGGCCCAGAAGACCAAGTGA
- the LOC128750025 gene encoding tyrosine-protein phosphatase non-receptor type 1-like isoform X1 — METEFQHIDDNGLWSSVYQVTALCVSPHADTHAHESLPVLQEIRQQSCDLPCKVARLPENKSRNRYRDVSPFDHSRIRLQQSDNDYINASLISVEEAERRYILTQGPLPNTCGHFWQMVWEQQSVGVVMLNRVIEKGSVKCAQYWPRSLQEDLLFDDVNFKVCLVSEEGDADFSVRLLELHNLTTGTFREILHFHYLTWPDFGVPDSPTSFLNFLFKVRESGCLEKRHGPVVVHCSAGIGRSGTFCLVDTCLLLMSLREEPSSVKILEVLVQMRRCRMGLIQTADQLRFSYLSIIQGAELIVGQSMQECVMQHRPPELAPPPPLPPPRLPHNGTLESLAHPEDSEATAPTELARPTQQPDLRRRPAAAPVDAHSRNSQQNPAEPDSGQEQPRGSWPPPLTNVCVCAALLVSAYVCYRTLLH; from the exons ATGGAAACCGAGTTCCAGCACATCGATGACAACGGACTGTGGAGCTCCGTGTATCAGGTCACCGCACTCTGCGTTTCCCCTCACGCCGACACACACGCTCATGAAAGTTTGCCTGTGTTGCAGGAGATTCGtcagcagtcatgtgacctgccttGCAAAGTCGCCAGGCTACCCGAAAACAAGAGTCGCAATCGCTATCGAGACGTCAGTCCCT TCGATCACAGCAGAATCCGTCTGCAACAGAGTGACAACGACTACATCAACGCCAGTCTGAtcagtgtggaggaggcggagaggAGATACATTCTCACTCAG GGTCCTCTCCCCAACACGTGCGGCCACTTCTGGCAGATGGTCTGGGAACAGCAGAGTGTCGGTGTGGTGATGCTGAACAGAGTCATTGAGAAGGGATCT GTCAAGTGTGCTCAGTACTGGCCGCGGTCGCTGCAAGAGGATTTGCTTTTCGATGATGTAAATTTCAAGGTGTGTCTGGTGTCGGAGGAGGGTGACGCCGACTTCAGTGTGCGACTGCTGGAGCTACACAACCTCACC ACGGGAACGTTTCGGGAGATTTTACACTTCCATTACTTGACCTGGCCAGACTTTGGGGTTCCTGACTCTCCGACCTCCTTCCTGAACTTCCTGTTCAAGGTCAGGGAGTCAGGGTGTCTGGAGAAGCGTCACGGCCCTGTTGTGGTCCACTGCAGCGCCGGGATCGGACGATCTGGAACGTTCTGTCTGGTGGACACCTGCCTGCTGCTG ATGTCGCTCAGAGAAGAGCCGTCGTCAGTGAAAATCCTGGAGGTGCTGGTGCAGATGCGTCGGTGCAGGATGGGTTTGATCCAGACAGCGGATCAGCTTCGCTTTTCTTACCTGTCCATCATCCAGGGGGCGGAGCTTATTGTGGGCCAGTCTATGCAG GAGTGTGTGATGCAGCACCGCCCTCCAGAGTTGGCTCCGCCGCCGCCCCTCCCTCCACCACGACTTCCTCACAATGGCACTCTGGAGTCGCTGGCTCATCCTGAAGACAGCGAGGCGACCGCACCGACTGAGCTGGCGAG ACCCACACAGCAGCCAGATCTACGAAGGCGTCCCGCGGCAGCTCCTGTCGACGCACATAGTAGAAACTCCCAGCAGAACCCTGCAGAACCAGACTCCGGGCAGGAGCAGCCTCGGGGCTCGTGGCCCCCTCCACTcaccaacgtgtgtgtgtgcgccgctCTGCTGGTCAGTGCGTACGTCTGCTACAGAACCCTCCTGCACTAG